DNA sequence from the Eptesicus fuscus isolate TK198812 chromosome 7, DD_ASM_mEF_20220401, whole genome shotgun sequence genome:
ccaggttcgattccggtcaagggcatgtacattggttgcgggcacatctcctggtgggggatgtgcaggaggcagctggtcaatgtctctctctcatcgatgtttctggctctctatccctctcccttcctctctgtgaaaaatcaataaaatatatattttttaaaatctatactaataatagaggaatttgcaaattgtctgggacgccatcacagtaaaataacgactgaacagcaggctgcgtggggcaaccaagccagcaggggggagcagttggaggagaccaggccagcaagggggggggggggcaattaggggcaatcaggcaggcaggcaggtgagcagttaggagccagcagtcccggattgtgagagggatgtctgactgctggtttaggcctgatccccgggattgggcctaaaccagcagtcggacatcccccaaggggtcccagattagagagggtgcagcctgggctgaggggactctcccccatctccccttgGCCCCACAtgaattttgtatatatatacacactagggcccagtgtatatatatacacactagggCCCAGTGCACTCTAATCTCTGTAACCTCTTCATTCTCCTTACAAATTACCTATATACACTGCTGCCCTACACTGAAGTCCTACCTAGACAAATAAATTGTtaagagttttgtgtccattttaTGGAATGATTCTAGCCGTTTGCATGTCCTCAGTGTCCAATAACAGCATAATGAATAAATCAATTGTATAATATGCTTGCAGTGGATTActattcagcattaaaaaaaatcaataatatccaTACATGTATCAACCTGTAatcatctctgaaataataaactgAGAGAAAAACGATTAAAAATAAACCCCAATATTGTTTCTATAAAGTTTACATATTTGTGAAGCAACGCTTTATACTGTTAATGGATCCAAGCATATgtagtaaaattataaagaaatgaaTGGGAAAGGTAGACACCAAATTCAGGATGGTGATTTCACTAGAAGGATGGAAAAAGCAACTGGGAGGGTTATGCAGGCATCTTCACATATATTTGTAATACAGTTAAATTATaataatctacattttaaaaattaatgttagagagacagaaagggagagaaacatcgacatgagaaaCATTGACCTGGAGAGGTCCATTCCCCATGGGAAAACGAGGGTCCAGTGTGTAgagccagctggcctggctctgtCCCGGTCTCCTGCCTCCAGCACCTGACACTTTCCTGAGATCCCAGGCCTCTGGCTTCTACCTTTCAGCCTCAGCTCCTAGTAAGTACCTTCTGTGTCCCCCTGGCACACCGGgccccggggccccgaggatccaGGCCTGGGGTGAGAGACAGGCCCTCCTGGTGAACCTGAGGTGGCTGGCCCTGGCTAAGAATGGCTGGGACTTCAGCAGGCTTTTTTCTCCAGGGGCCCCTGTGGCCCCTTGAACCTCTCAAGTCCTGTCTGGGGTGCTGCCCGCCCGCCTGTCTCTCTCAGGGAGCTGCAGCCCTTCATTGGGCCAGGGATGCAGATCGACTGTCTGCGTTGACTCAGGCAGTCCAGCTGGGTGCGACCCCTCctgctccacccagcccctggtcTCCACCCTGACGGAGCTTTGCATGTTCCACTAAcccaggcaggtggcaggtggaGTCACCAGGCTTCCAGGTACCTCTGGACAGAACACTAACCTGACCATGGGCGGGCTTGCAGCTCCCACCCCAATAAAAGCAATTCCatcctaaaaaaaacaaacagaaaaaagaaacattgaccggttgcctccgTTATGTGTccaggctggggatcaaacctgcaacctagctaTGTGCCTTCACCGGAAATTCAAgccgtaaccttttggtgtacaaatGACATTCCAACCAATGGACCCACCTGACCAAggcataatttacattttttaaaacccaaaaataaaaacaaaagatcagACTAAAAGTAGTAGCAATAATCCAGGGGGAATGGTGAGATTGATTTAAGGTAGTGACAAACATTTCCACTTTAGTTCTCCTAACAAGAGAGGTAACCTCTTACTTCCATATATGACCTATGTGTAAAGTTCTATATTTGAAGTCCATGTGAATTTTGCATTTTACCCCATAATATATGCATGTTTGTTTtaatatcaatatattttatactaattATAGAAGAGTCGAGTTATACTTTTAActgaaaattttctcttttttaaatgtattttattgattttttacagagaggaagggagagggatggagagctagaaacatcgatgttagagaatcattgatcagctgcctcccgcaaactccctactggggatgtgcccgcaaccaaggtacatgcccttgaccagaatcgaacccaggacccttcagtccgcaggccgacgctctatccgctgagccaaaccagttagggcttaactGAAAATTTTCAAAGATATGAACAATGATACCACTATTCCATCATGAAAATTGCAAACACAATATCCAATGATAAacattttcttaagtaaaataggTATCTAAATAATTATATCTATTGCAACCATTAAATTAACTGTAGaaatttgtgaatttttaaaaatccctataAGCCCTGGTTGAGTTGATTACAGCACTggcctgatatgccaaggttgctggttcaaaatccagtcaggacacatacaggaagcaaccaatgaatgcataaataagtggaacaacaaatttctccctccccccctccctctcccttactctgtatctctctaaaaacaatatcaattaaaaaattcctATGGTGCTTGCTTCAGTAGCAcgtatactaaaattggaatacagagattagcatggcccctgagcaaggatgacacacaaattcatgaagcgttccatatttttaaataaaaataaaaaattcctatgccctacccagtttgactcagtggatagagcattggccctaagactgaagggtcccatgtttgattccagtcaagggtatgtacctcagttcaggctcaatcccagccctggtcgcagcacatgtgggaggcaaccaatcgatgtgtctctctcacatcggatatttctctctctgtgtctcttcccctcccttccactccctctaaaaaaataaataaatggaaaaatatccttgagtgataattaacaaaaaatattttttaattcctaTACTCATtaaggctctgtgtgtgtgtgtgtgtgtgtgtgtgtgtgtgtgtgtgcgtgtaatTTGGGACATCATCAATCATGATGGATTTTCCAGGAAGACAAATTATAAACATATTGACATTTCATATCCAACAGCTCATAAACCAGATAGGTAGTTTTATTAAAAGCTTTACCCTAAGAATACTCCTTCGATTCCTATTTCTGACAGCCTACCCACACCCACAGTCATCAACTACCATGTCTTCATAATGCCGTAGAATGACATTGTCATCATTGTCCTGGTAAAGCATGGAAATGGGAGACAgcttggtgggaatacagacagCCTGGGGAATCGCCGGGTCAACCGCATGCATCAGTGCTTGCATGAATGCGTAATTGGAGCCGTTGAGGGAAGTGGTCAGTGAGAAAGGACAGTCTCCATGGCAGTAATTTGCCATGAACCCCTTGGGGGCAATGATCCACTTGTGCCAACCCAGGTCCCGGAAGTTGATGAATAGCTGGTGACGATGGCAGAGGTTCCTGCAAGAAACTTTAGGGGCAGGGATGGCTGCCCTCCTTTTTCGGGAAGAATAGTGGCACTGCTTAGGGTTGAGGGTCACAACTAGCAGGGAAGCATGAAGAGAACATCTCAGTTTGGCACAGGTGTCCTCAAGCTGAAAATCCACCCCAGAGTCTCTCTGTCCTTTGACCAGTATCTCTAGGAACAAGCCTAAGTTCTTCTGAGGGTTATTACGCCAATCCTTAGCCACATCCAACAGGTTGAAGTGAAGGACGCCTTGAGGCCACGGTACTGACTGCAACACAAACATTTTACCTGGCTTAGGAATGGACCGGTCCC
Encoded proteins:
- the GDF3 gene encoding growth/differentiation factor 3, with product MLPSLPVLALSLSLTLALGQTFQFQEHAFLQFLGLDKVPSPQKFQPVPYILKKIFHDQETAATIGVSPDLCYVKELGVQGNILRLLPDQGFFLYSKNLPQASSCLQKHLYFNLSAVKDKERLTMAQLGLDLGPNTYYNLGPDLELVLSLVQEPHVWDRSIPKPGKMFVLQSVPWPQGVLHFNLLDVAKDWRNNPQKNLGLFLEILVKGQRDSGVDFQLEDTCAKLRCSLHASLLVVTLNPKQCHYSSRKRRAAIPAPKVSCRNLCHRHQLFINFRDLGWHKWIIAPKGFMANYCHGDCPFSLTTSLNGSNYAFMQALMHAVDPAIPQAVCIPTKLSPISMLYQDNDDNVILRHYEDMVVDDCGCG